The Vitis vinifera cultivar Pinot Noir 40024 chromosome 1, ASM3070453v1 DNA segment CAGCGATAGCCGTCTTCAAGATGATCAACTTCACTCTTGGTCATAAACGCAAAGCGCGGCTGCCTAATTCGCTTTTGCCCCTTCTTCCGCCCTTTACTCCTACAGAATATTTCAccaaaaattatcaaatcaaaactaaatcTTTACTATAAGACAACTGTATTAACGAAAATTTGTCGCAAGTATTTCCAATTGAAATTTTTAGTGATTCCAAAGCGACTAAAGGTAAATTCTAGAAATTTTatcattgaattgaaattaagCCAATTCTATCATAATTGACAATGTTACAGAAAAGAGAAGTATCCAAGGATGTAGGCATTGAGGTGTTCTATcaaaacaagaacaagaaggccacaaaaaaaagaaggatgTCGATCCTATGTATAATTGATagacaaaatgaaatcaaagatGTGGAAAAGCAACAATCATATCAAATATCTGTTCTCCAACCATTGTAATAAATGGGTGTAACGAATCCATTAATGCATTGTTGTACAAGGCATAAAAACTTGATCATTTCATAGGGTTTTCACAGCATTGAGACACCGCGCCCATTGGGTTCTACACacctaaaaaaaaagatagagagagagagagagagaaaggaggaGAGGAATCAGTATACTGGCAGAATATTTACAGAATTTTAAAAAGTGCCGGCATGCATTAATTGTAagtaatattataaaatgaagTGAAAAATCTTCATCACATGGAATGAGaataaaatgaagatgatataaCAGTTGGAGATGGTGGAAGAGAATATACATGATGTGAGGAGTGAATTTTGAGGTAGAGGAAATGACTTTCATGCTCATAAACAAACAGCTTTACTTCTGGAAATAGATCATAAGAAACAGCAGAATAAAAAGCAAATAATTTGAGTGCAGGTGCTCATAAGCAAAGGGGAAAAAATCTAGGGGTTGTTTTTTCAAAAGGAAGACTCCGATTATTCGCTGAAACGAAAAAGGTTGCTGCACTGCACGCCACTCCCGCCGCAATGACGGCGGAGACGAAGGATTTGATAAATTGCAGAGAGGCCCCTCTATTAGACGGAATTTGTGTAGCGCCACCACTTGCCGACTTGCGTTTAGAATTTGACGTTTATGGAGCGTACGGACACGAAATGGCAttcggttttatttttctttattttaatttatttcttctttttggaCTTTCTTTTAGTTGACGGATTTTTATTTTGCCCATGGAAAAAGCAGTTAATTACGATTTAATCACGCGGACAACATGGAGTCCGTGAAACGCCCACTCACGGTATTTCAGGAGGCTTCCCGCCGCCGGACCCCGTCGACTTCTCCGGCGGATCCTCGCTGGAGCTCGAAGACACAGACGGATTCGACGTCGACGCGTCACCAGCTTTCTCCGCCGATCCGATTTGCGCTGCCGCGGCTGAACACTCCAAACCGCTGCTCTCTGCCAACGGCAACCTTCCCGCCAAATCTGAACTCTCGATCCGCTCCACGTCACCGAACCTCTCCGGCTCGAGACTCCTGTGGTGTGCCTCCTCCGGCTGCAGATTCCACCCAAACTCGCTCAGAATACTGCTCTCCTTATCACTGCCGAAGAAGTAGACACTGTCGGACTCAGCTCCCAGTGTCCAGCTCGAGTCTCCGGAGAAATCGTTTCCCGGATCGGGATTGTCGTTATCGTCCATGGCTCCTGCGACGATCTACAGTGGAGGCATGGAGAATTGGAGAGGATTCTCCAATTCCAGCGAGAATTGAAAGAGAATTCACGGCGAGCACGCGGAGAGAGAAACAAAGCTAGGGTTTTTGGAGAGGACGCGTAGGATATAGAACTTTTTTCAACAGCCTTGAAGGCTTTGTCCTGTagatatagagagagaaagaaatacACTCTAAAGAGGAAtaatagagagaaaaatgaaagagaaaaaaaaaagaaggaaaaaggagataaaagaaaagaaaataaaatttggggCCGCCAACCTctgaaatagagagagaaagagagagagcaCGGGGGATAGGCTGGTATTTGATTGAGTATGGATGAGCGAGAGCGTCCCCACGCGCATCTTTAAAAGTGTGCCCAGTTCTCTGATATTTTTTTCCGACGACTTTACCACATACTTTTGTTTTTCCATGCTACAgagttttatataataataataatattattattagttttaaaaaaaaacctaaatatcGATCCACCTCTAAGTTACTCTGTAGTTTGCCTGGACATCTATACACGTGAATAgaggttttttttcttaaattattatataaaaatcataGCTCATTAGTCTATTTCTGTCTCAACATTTTATTTCGACAGAGAAATCCCAACATTTGTATCTAAAAATTGCGTTTTATATCTTTGGTTTGGCCTATTTAAAGAATCACcaataattgtatttttaattttttaaaaaataaaataaaatacctcAATCAATTTGATGTTTACATGGCCAagtcaagtttttattttttttatatgaatgaTATGATGATTTGTGATtgaattacatttttttatgtggtacaaaaaaatagtttttcaataccctataaatacccttgatatagaaaattttcaatttgtcACATGTTTGTGATGCTAAAAAAACAATCCATATGTTTAATATTGGATAGTTCATAGATATTTATATATGATTTGGGTATCATATCGAGAAAGAATACGATAACTCTATTACGTTGATCagattttgaatatatttgctattttttattttatgtgaagtaaatatgataattaattttttttttcatgtaaatttataagtttttgtattttatataaaattatattattttataatttaaaaaataaaaaataggagtATATGGAATCCAACATTTActatttcatgcattttttatgatgaattaaacttttatgaaatgatcatttatttttatttattttttaatttatatctaGATTAAATTTATAATCATTAAATCCCCTAGTTATAGGAATTTACATCAATTTCTATCTAATTTGCaacataataaattattataatgagaataacatttaatgaaaattcttaattttgaccataactttaaataaaaatgagttcATAAttacattttgaaaatttattctaaaaaatatgatCCATTCTTAAATGTGGACAGACATCAATGAATCAAATGCATTTGAAAGGTTTTTCGAAACCACCatgaattcttttttaattaaaattgagaagaaaattcaaatataataaaaattattaaaaaaattggtagaagttattattcaattttaaagcAAATTTCCTCCACTTCTAGATGCCCACGGAGTGTGTGGCCAACCGGTCAAGCCCGTTGTTAAAAAATCAACCACAAGAGCCTTACCGATTGAGAAACTTTAACCACACACATGAAGCTAGGTGTGTTGGCCACGCTCTCTCAAAATGCTTAGTTTGGTAATTGTCTTTCTAACAATGAGTTTTTGGCTCTTTCCTTTCATACtcacacactttttttttttttttcatttttcatttttggcattTATAATTCCAGTCTTTACACTCATAAAtgggcagaaaaaaaaaagttttcaattttaatatatcattTGAATTGTtgattataaaatgaaaattaatcttttcacattattattgtttagaaaaaaaaaaaaaaaaaaaaagagaaaagtagTTGTTAGgatgtaagaaaaaaattacactTTCACGTTGGATTCAAAGAAAAAGAGTGTGAGGTTGAAAATTGGATATgaattgttattgttgttgtccTTGTATTGAAAGGccaatttagttttgttttcattaatttgattttggaCTATGGCCCacaaatcaaactaatgatcttgaaaattaaccaaaaaggaTTGGATCCATTAATGTAAGAGGGACTTATTCAATTAATGGTGAATCGCCAAGTCACATGAAAACAATTTGATTAGTCAAATTAACTTGAGTCGTGTATAAAGGGTAAGAAAAATTTTATGGTGTCAATTCAGTATCCCCAAGTTTGAATTTGGGATATTCCGTGATAAGATTTGGATCattgaataaatataaatgattaattttattcacgtcctttaggttatgtttggttttggaaaatttgatggaaAACATGAAGAAAAGAATATAGAGATGAAAAgtaacagaaaaaaaaaggcaaaaaaaattaaattaaataaattatttttatatatttcttctaactcattttacttctttctttttatcgtaacaaaattaaaaaattaaaaatatataaaaattaaattaattttaattttattttattttattttatattatattttctatagcaaaatcaaatatgaaaaaattatttttcttaatattttcttttctttctttaatatttttcgggaaccaaacatagctttaagattttgattaatACAACTAAatctcattattttaaaattttgtcaaatatttcatctatttttttatttattatttttactcacatccctttgtaaaaaaaaaaaagttaaaaaataaaaataatttattttaaaaaaatcactaaaTAGATCCCcacttaaaataattcataaactAGTGTTTCTCATCCATATAGAGACATCCACATCACAAAATCATAATTGATAActatggttttgttttttttttttttaaatggtcaaAACCGTAGATAACaactatggttttaaatataaacttaaaacCATAGTTGACAACTACggttttaaagataaattttaaatcatagtCATCAATTAtagttttatgtttaaaaaaaaattcaaaatgtcaATTAATAATTATCATTTATACGTAGAAAAAAGTTTTTAGGCCACATAGAGACTTACTAGTTTGGGAATTATCTtggtagataatttattttatagatttttttttcaaaatgaattattttttcttaaaatttcaaaccaatagAAGTCAAGTGTATTTAACCAAATCTCAAAGAGAAATGAGTGAAATTAaccataaatataaataaattagatcAGCATACAAAACAATAAGTCCACACACATACAAGGTATAAGGTAATACATTGATAGGTATGAaacaatggaaaaataatatataagaaaaaatcgATATatgttaacaaaattttatcaaaaatgttgaaaataggAGAAGTGGATAGGAAAAATATGACATAAAGatgatgagagaaaaaaatcgAACAAATTGATAATACATCATCAATCTTTTGGAATGCTTGATCCCTATATCAATGTTTCACGATAAATGACAGATAAATtgacaatcaaatcaaatcatcaTAAGTTATCCTCCAATATCTCGCTATTTGTCAAATGACTATAAATTATCTTAATTCAATTCAATAATCATAAATGTTTCCAATGGCTATTCCACCATCAAACTATTAGATTTAGATTTGAATATGAATTGATGATTAGAAACTTTTCCAGCTATTATTTGGACTTCAAATATCTTTTTTgaccaaaattttcatataaacacTTCATTAAATCAATATATATGTtaacaaaattttgtcaaatatgtCAAAAATTGGAAGGGTGTATagaaaaaatgtaacaaaaagatagtaggcaaaaaaaaaatcatcaacttTATCGAACAAATTAGCAACATACGATCTTTTGGAATGCTTGATCCTTACATCAATGTTTCATGATGAATGACAAAGAAATTGATAATCAAATCATCATGAGTTATCCTCCAAGATCGAACTATCtgtcaaattgaaaaaaattattctaattcAATTCAATAATCATAAATGTTTTCCAATGACAATTTCACCACTCAACTACTAGATTTGGATTTGAATATTATCTAAAGGTTGTAAACATTTTCCAACTATTATTTGGACTTCCAATCTCTATTTTgaccaaaattttcatataaacacTTCATTTCTATCTCACTTCATCCATGATTCATTTGAAAGTTTCATTGATCCATTGactcatttataaatttttctagaaatttcaatatttgGAGCTTTTATTGAAGTTTCAAATTCACTATAGATTAGGTGCTAACGATTacttaaatcatattaataaattagtaatattgtaaattaaatataaatgtagttcaattttaatattgGATTTGTATTTCATTTAAGTTAAATTCACTTATTACActttatcattatatttataatttaaattgtaTGTATGGTCCAATATTTAgatcatgttttatttattcaattagagataatcatataattaattagtgcaatttaaatttcaacctaatttttaattttattgaatataatCATTTCCTGATTGTCATTTATACTTATaaatatacattttcaaatgtatGTATCAAGCAAACTCATCATGGTATCGATATTGTTGTCATGACTATGAACTTTCTTCATCCTCAAATATCATGAAACTACGTCTATTCAATTTAATATGAATCATAATATAATATGTTAAAAGTGTTGAggtttaatgaaataaaatatttatttcatattcggatgatatattttaaaaattcatatttcttgtAAGTTCGTATTATTATCAAAagtcataaattataaaaaaatatgtattgttttcttcaattttttttttaaatattttcataagttttgataaattttcatcATATTACTAGTTTTTTGAACTTATGTTTGATGTTTTCTTcgtgatttttaatattttgatactCGATGGTGGCATGCCAAACCCAAAAGGTGAATaagttattattttaagaatatagaACCAATTACACTTGTAATGACATTGAGATGGGATGGCCCAACCTAAGAATCTCCTCAAAGCATTTGATTGCGGCATTGTACCCTTTTCCATTAATTTTGGGTTGCCACCATGAATTTTGTATGATATGATGCCATTTGATTGATTAATGTGATTGGATGGGGACATCAAttaaaatctagaaaaaaaaagtttagaatatttaataaatagtcAAATCCTTTGAATggtataaacatatttttaaattatttaatttttaactcaAAGTGAAAACCATGTTGGTTGATAGAGAATCCGTgaaaaattcatcatttttgGTTCtgagttttttccttttttttttcttctcattaatcaaattaaattaaattttatttatctaaaatatgaattaaaatgtttaaatagACCTAATtttatctattatttatttaattatgtatGGGGGGACGAAATTATTTGTTTGCAATCCCATCCATGATGTATAAATGATAAAATGGATCTTTAAAAGATAGAATTTAACAAAATCCATTGGAATTTATAAAACAGacctttattatttatttatttatttattttctttatgaatgtatatttaatttataaaacttatttttagagttttttacCCACTAATAGTGATATTTAAGTTTAacataaatcataatttttaagagtgtttgaataaaaatttattcctcatgaaaattaatatttttcctaaaataagatatgagaaatagatttttatttaattaaaattttaaaaaatattataactatctttatttttagtaaaaatattattaaaatacagttccaaaataaacaaatataagattataaaattaagttgcATCCCATTACTAATTACTTCTGCTTTTGCTTCTTTTGTCATTAAAAACTATCCAAACAggctataaatttttttttaaaaatatatatttttatattttatttttaaattataaaaaaaaaaaggaaaaaaagaaagtattttgaattttgatgatattcttgaCGAATCGGCGAGTATTTGGAATGTTATtgaagagagagggagagggatgGGGAGTAGTGGGAATCTCTTTATTAAGAAGCTAACTTGTGGGTGAAGCAACCAAGTCCCTTTCAACCCAATTTAATGATAcattcatttctttattttaaaatggagtttCCTCCTTACACATTTATACtatcatcttttcaaaattcaattactttaaaaataaatttttacataataataattgaaatttaaattaattttttacataataattattgaaaaatagtaaatattatcaaatgtgatatatattatacaatttattttaaatgttttttgaCAATTAATAATCtattataaagtttttttaaaaaaaatttaaaaatgttgatagaataaactaaaatttaaaagtaattatttataaattttttgaagcaaaacaataattatattaatatttcatcaaaaaataaatatccaagaaattagagaaaatagTATTTTGTACTTTATACTATTTGTATTATTGCATAATTAGATGATTTGGACCCACTATGTCACttcaagaaatattttattgtgaaaaaaaaatgatataatatgaGATGTTTTAGGCTTGTAGCCATGTGGAGGTGGGGCCCcaagcttactaagaatagATGTGGCACGTCAACTCTAGTGGGTAGGCACTGATTGTGGGAATGCCATGCCCTAAAGATTGACACCTAGAACCTACTTTAGAATATTGCCATgcataaagaaattttttttttaaaattcttttatttaatatggtattgaaaaatattttttaaaaaaaatagaaaattgtgtTTTAGGTGAAATTAAGAGGGAATTATGAATATTAGTTTTAATCCAAGAATTGAAGaagtaaaagtaaaagaaacatgtgaaaatattttttcttttaaaaaataggaaataaagtatttttaaaattcaatttttttcttaatattattttaaaaaataattatgtaaatatgaaaattgattaaaaataacgCATTGTATATAAAAACcatctttaaaatatatttaaaaaatatttaaagtccTCAAATagacatttattttataaaatatcatagaataattttaaataaccaatgtcaaaagttatttttttttacgttTTGTAAGACAAAAGTGTGTTTGAGACcttaaatacttttaatttgtttttaatggtttaaaatatgtttttaaaacaatttttatatgtggtgctctaatttttaattattgtataattattttttaaaataattattaaaaaataagtgaaaataattaaaaaatattttctaaaaatactattttttttttttgtttttagaacagaaaacaaataatagttttgtgtttttctattttttattttggagaacaaaaactcttcttaaaaacagttgtcaaatatcaccttaattttatatttattaattatattttaaaattttaaaattaaggataattattatatttttaaaatttaaaattaaataaaaatcctcTTTCTATATTactattggaaaaaaaaaacatgagtctatttgttttctttaaaatataaataaattacattGTAACATAgctttaattaattcaaattatttaaaaaataatttatacatgatTCTTAGGGCACAAGTAGAGCCCGCATTGATGTTGGTGTTTGTGGAATGTGAACAAGTGCAGGTAacctaaattcaaaaaattaatgatcGGAAGTGTccgaaatttgaaatataaataaatttaagagcAAATGGtctgttatatatatatatatatatatatagaaaatataatttttcataatttattttgaagTCTCTTCaaacatatgattttttttttggtacattTTTTCCTTTGCTTATGGGAAAGGAAGATTCATCTTTTTGAACATGGAAGCATATTTATTTGACTTTTAGAATATTCTTTACCCCTTCAAAGTATTCTTTACATAAAAGTAAATTTAGCAAGATTCATAGTGGTTGAAACCCTTTTATACAACTTTCTCAAGAAGTGTATGGGGACTTATTAATAAGATTTAGCAATGTTCTAAAACAAACGATGCCTAAAGTTGAGTCAAAATGTCATTATAGCGATCCAAAAATTGATTGGATCTTAAGAGAGTTTTTAAATTGACATTAGGTAAACCAATTTATGCGTGTTAAAGTAATAATCATTATGACCTATAGTTTTCCAATTGACAATTTTCGAGTCCATCTATGAACCAAGGTAATTACTATCATAACCTTCAATCCCCGAGTTGACATTACAACTTTTGAACTAATGGTGATGAAGTCGATCTTAACAAACAAGTACCATGTAAATATAGGCATCATGATCAAACCTATACCatacaataatattttaattatctcATAATTATACGAGgacaataaatcaaatattcaaaattattgCAATTTGAAagttatcaataaaatttataagaaaagacAGGAAGACCATCATAAATAGGGAGAATTCGATCATACATGTGTCACTCTAGGTTGGAAAAAACAATGATCGCCCACCCGTGATACCATATACGAGTCACCTTACAGTAATGTAAGATCCTCTAACTTTAGGTTAAAAAAAACGAGTTACATTTTCAACATCattataattcaataaaaaaaaaaaacagtaacaCCACCGTACCACATATTATCTGTCACAACCTAACACACTAATTTCAAGTTACTGAACATGTGATAAGTGAATAAGAACCTATCACAcatcaaatcatttatttatttatcctaaTCAATACATAAcactaatattttatatacaCTCATATCAAATTACCTATCCTAAGAGggaaactaagaaaaaaaagttaagattGGGAGGATAAATcatattgaaaatcaaataacctatattattattattaatttcaaaatacatgtattagtttgaatttgaaatttctttatcGGCTCCTATGTCTCCTAGTTCAACACACAAAGCATTTAATACATTAATAAAACAAACCACCAAATTAAAAATGGTAAGTCCTTTCATTTGGGCCACCATACAAAGTGGACCCTGTGTATCCTCTCTTTTGGCTTTTGGCCTTTGGCCTTCTGggttttattatctttttatttacttGCCACTTTTCTTTAAACAATTATCATAcccatcattatcattatcattttcaCTCATCAATTAATTAACATTTCACACATAAAAGGGAAAATTAGTTACAATCATAATTGGATCGATTGATCCTACCTTGTCTAAACAAGTAAATCGAAATAGAGCAAATGGGTCCATTTGGATCCCTTGGAAAAAACATCTAATAAGTTAAAAGAACTTGTTTTGAATGATGGGTCTTGTCATTTTGATCATATTAGGAATTATTTAGGTgacatttctttgtttttttttctttttattttaattggtcTAGATTTGAGTTGCTTGACATCTTAATACATTTGAACCAAAATTATCTTttagatttcaaatttcaaataaaattacaattttttatttttttatttatctaagataaaatttaactttgaagacaaaatatagatattgaaattcttatttaatttttaaatattcgaTCATATGAGAATAATTAGGTTTCAAGATTGTGATCGGTAATGTGTCATTTTATCCTTACAGGTTGaaaaatacaatatattataaatttttagaaaaattaattattcgTTGTGGTATTTAAGTttcaatattattgtatttaaGAGATATTAACACTTCTTGAGTAAATGttataatgattaaaaagaaTCGAAtcgataaaataaaaataaaaatttagacaACATTCCTattacatagaaaaaaaataaaatcatgttgCCAAATTTGACTCTTAAGGCATACCACTTTGTTCCAAAGGGATTAAAGACAATTCACAAAATATTTAATCATCATTTGGGGCATTGTATGTTGGGTTGCGGATCAAGAaggatttttaaattatcatatgataaattaattatatatattaagttaATTTGAGTAAAATCCTACCTAATGTTATGTTTGCCATTTTATAATAGAACAACAACAAATAGGGGAATAAACAAGTTATACTAAGTTAATTTtccttattaatatttttttaacctttttaatttaaacgtgttatttatcaataaaagaaagtaatCGTCAATGCATCTTTTTCTCTTGAGctatccataattttttttttaactctagtcttgtttttttttttccttgtcccCAAACTTCTTTCCTTTCTCCGACCACTTTATTTaagatttgattttgaaaaatcgatgcatgtgttatttattatacACTTGGAGGAATTATAAGCAAACGAACAGGACCGTTGAAGAATCCATAGGAAATAGTAGTGGGTAGGCATAGTCCTTTGGAAGTTTTCATCAAAACATTCAAGACTACGAAAGATGAAGAGATGGACCACTTTCATTCATCATCTATCATTAGTCACCCTCATGTTTCATTCATACTAGGACAATATATCAGACCATATACATCAAGTTTTTCCACGCTTTTCTTTGAAATTGTTTCATCCACAAATATTGTGtgaatttttacttttttagaatatatctgtacaattaaaagaaactaattttatataatatgatGGATAAAAATACTTGTTTAGATTCTCGTATCAAGTTAGGAATCATCATCAATAAA contains these protein-coding regions:
- the LOC100262937 gene encoding probable WRKY transcription factor 57, with amino-acid sequence MDDNDNPDPGNDFSGDSSWTLGAESDSVYFFGSDKESSILSEFGWNLQPEEAHHRSLEPERFGDVERIESSDLAGRLPLAESSGLECSAAAAQIGSAEKAGDASTSNPSVSSSSSEDPPEKSTGSGGGKPPEIPSKGRKKGQKRIRQPRFAFMTKSEVDHLEDGYRWRKYGQKAVKNSPFPRSYYRCTNSKCTVKKRVERSSEDPSIVITTYEGQHCHHTVGFPRGGVISQEVTFDGRMTPPLTSHFYYPDMSFHREVSHSGSMAQSHQVPAQAREARALAEPSPQLPTDEGLLGDMVPPGMRNG